A single window of Flagellimonas maritima DNA harbors:
- the bglX gene encoding beta-glucosidase BglX: MKVSHQMLNIAKFICFCFLTTVIHFANAQSNFDSMSGSHPSFSEILSFRVDSVLNLMTINEKIGQLVQYSGGWDATGPSSSENHQYKLSKLKKGEVGSMLNVTSVAAIRETQQIVMENSRLKIPLIFAYDVIHGYKTIFPIPLGESASWDLEIIQKSASIAAKESAASGLQWTFAPMLDVSRDARWGRIMEGAGEDPYLTSKIGVARIKGFQGGNLNDKFTVAACAKHFAGYGFGEAGRDYNTVNIGDYELHNTVLPPFKAAAKSGVATFMNAFNDVDGIPATGHRELQHDILKGKWNWDGFIVSDWGSIGEMIAHGFAEDKKQAAEIAMNSGSDMDMESYAYEGHLAELLTENKITESQLNDAVKRILKLKFELGLFDDPYKYCDETRERENVYTKEHLKIARDVARKSIVLLKNENKTLPLSKSIEKIAVIGPLGDDKDVPLGNWRGKGVYNSAVSLLEGIKNKVDKNVQVSFAKGIELMSETVEPGKNQFLYPIKFNTKDKTAITEAVELAKKSDVVLLSVGENAYQTGEGRSQVNIGFAGLQNELIDAVTKANENVVVVLMNGRPMDLSEINKKVSTILECWHLGSQAGNAISDVIFGDYNPSGKLPVSFPYDVGQEPLYYNQKNTGRPYSMDHVTFSSYRDAPKEALFPFGFGLSYTNFKYSDLKLSRSEISKDGSLIAKIRVTNTGDKVGEEVVQLYIRDLVGSLVRPIRELKGFEKIKLKPQESRTVSFEITPETLQFYTQNKKWEVEPGTFQIWIGGDSKASTTAKFSVQ; the protein is encoded by the coding sequence ATGAAAGTTTCCCATCAGATGCTGAATATAGCCAAGTTTATCTGCTTTTGTTTCTTAACAACGGTCATACATTTCGCAAATGCCCAAAGTAATTTTGATTCCATGAGTGGTTCTCATCCCTCTTTTTCAGAAATCCTATCTTTTAGAGTGGACTCTGTATTAAATTTGATGACAATCAATGAAAAAATTGGGCAATTAGTGCAATATAGTGGTGGTTGGGATGCCACTGGACCTTCATCTTCAGAAAATCATCAATACAAACTTTCTAAACTAAAGAAAGGCGAAGTTGGTTCAATGCTAAACGTGACTTCTGTTGCGGCAATTAGGGAAACGCAACAAATTGTAATGGAGAATTCGCGACTAAAAATTCCCTTGATTTTTGCCTATGATGTTATTCACGGCTATAAAACAATTTTCCCGATTCCACTTGGAGAAAGTGCAAGCTGGGATTTGGAAATCATTCAAAAGTCTGCATCCATTGCGGCGAAGGAATCTGCGGCATCTGGTCTACAATGGACTTTCGCGCCCATGTTGGACGTGTCCAGAGATGCGCGATGGGGCAGAATTATGGAGGGAGCGGGAGAAGACCCTTACTTGACTTCTAAAATTGGGGTTGCACGCATTAAAGGCTTTCAAGGAGGTAATCTTAATGATAAATTTACGGTTGCAGCCTGTGCCAAACATTTTGCCGGTTATGGGTTTGGGGAAGCAGGGAGGGATTACAATACGGTCAATATTGGTGATTATGAACTCCATAACACAGTACTTCCACCCTTTAAAGCGGCCGCAAAAAGTGGAGTTGCCACTTTTATGAATGCATTTAACGATGTTGATGGAATACCCGCCACCGGCCATAGAGAATTGCAACACGATATTCTTAAAGGAAAGTGGAACTGGGACGGATTTATAGTATCCGATTGGGGCTCTATCGGTGAAATGATTGCCCATGGATTTGCCGAAGATAAAAAGCAAGCAGCAGAAATTGCAATGAATTCAGGTAGCGATATGGACATGGAATCCTATGCTTATGAAGGACATTTAGCAGAATTGCTCACCGAAAATAAAATTACCGAATCCCAGTTGAACGATGCCGTAAAACGAATACTGAAATTAAAATTTGAATTGGGGCTTTTTGATGACCCCTATAAGTATTGTGACGAAACGCGTGAGAGGGAAAATGTCTACACCAAAGAACACCTGAAAATTGCTCGAGATGTAGCAAGAAAATCCATTGTTCTGCTCAAGAATGAAAATAAAACACTGCCTCTATCAAAATCTATTGAAAAGATTGCGGTAATTGGACCTCTTGGAGATGATAAAGACGTACCACTGGGTAATTGGAGGGGCAAAGGGGTTTACAATTCCGCGGTTTCTTTACTTGAAGGAATAAAAAATAAAGTTGATAAAAACGTTCAAGTTTCTTTTGCTAAAGGTATTGAACTGATGAGCGAGACCGTAGAGCCTGGTAAAAATCAATTTTTATACCCTATAAAGTTCAACACAAAAGACAAAACAGCCATTACAGAAGCTGTTGAACTTGCAAAGAAATCTGATGTTGTACTCCTATCAGTAGGTGAAAACGCTTACCAAACGGGAGAAGGCAGAAGTCAGGTAAATATAGGTTTTGCGGGGCTTCAAAACGAATTAATCGATGCTGTGACCAAAGCAAATGAGAATGTAGTCGTTGTTTTGATGAACGGTAGACCCATGGATTTAAGCGAAATAAATAAAAAGGTCTCAACTATATTGGAATGTTGGCATCTTGGTTCACAAGCTGGCAATGCCATTTCCGATGTAATTTTTGGGGATTACAATCCGTCCGGAAAATTACCGGTCTCATTCCCGTATGATGTAGGACAAGAACCATTATATTACAATCAAAAAAATACAGGCAGACCTTATAGTATGGACCACGTTACTTTTTCAAGTTATAGAGATGCTCCAAAAGAGGCATTGTTCCCATTTGGATTTGGCTTAAGTTACACTAATTTTAAGTATAGCGATTTAAAATTGAGCCGTTCCGAGATTTCCAAAGATGGAAGTTTAATTGCAAAGATTCGTGTTACGAACACTGGAGATAAGGTTGGGGAAGAAGTTGTGCAACTCTATATCAGGGATTTAGTAGGCAGTCTGGTCCGACCGATTCGTGAACTTAAAGGTTTTGAAAAAATAAAATTAAAGCCACAAGAATCAAGAACTGTAAGCTTTGAGATTACCCCAGAGACACTTCAGTTCTATACCCAAAACAAAAAATGGGAGGTTGAGCCAGGGACTTTTCAAATATGGATTGGCGGAGATTCTAAGGCTTCAACCACTGCAAAATTTAGTGTTCAATAG
- a CDS encoding DUF2961 domain-containing protein gives MQKSIRLNQYCYISIIFACYFFISCENGEKHSQSIKYISYVELVNRLTDLKSLSVLPEEGEKSEMWSSYDRKSRVDSITGEFIDWSANNDGLSPQYIRKEGNNEVLAEMDGPGAIVRIWSASPKKGKVYIYIDGNEKPILSESFIDYFKPTVPAFAFPNLVYETNAKGFNNYVPITYQKSCKIVAEPGWGQYFHFNYITFKPKTKIEPFNANLTETGLKALASVDDFFGKKLGQNPNDGNLDKIIKEVSINSGVKTTVYEFEDSGAIGSLKVRVKNVPKEREDEILRKTILEISWDDENEPSVWSPLGDFFGSAPGCNEYKTLPMGMTKNWMYSYWYMPFKNGAKIKLHNLSDIPITVTMEIGKEELKGDIDNLGRFHAKWHRDLEPVDEERWPDWLMLKTNGSGRFLGASLSVWNPKGGSNTKAKEGHYWWGEGDEKFFVDGETFPSTFGTGTEDYFGYAWCNPSLFNQAFHSQTIDSDNMGHQAVNRWQVIDNIPFQKTFDGYMEKYFANDWPTQYAMVVYWYLDAEGKDPIKATPTDEVYGFEIPYKVFRKPDVLEAENLNITSNSGGWATIDAFAHESLYKSVSGHKILFWTAQRNKKNILETEFTSQRTGLFEVYANIIKQPEGGKFNIQINGKRMRTINFQSSDSTYATEIIKIGKIKLNKGIQSIQFKTANNHKFPQKMWIDYFEFRGK, from the coding sequence ATGCAAAAGTCAATCAGACTGAATCAATACTGTTATATATCAATAATTTTTGCGTGCTATTTTTTTATATCCTGTGAAAATGGGGAAAAACATAGTCAAAGTATAAAATACATCAGCTATGTTGAACTCGTCAACCGCTTAACTGATTTAAAATCTCTTTCCGTATTGCCAGAGGAAGGAGAGAAAAGCGAGATGTGGTCAAGTTACGACCGAAAAAGTAGAGTGGATTCCATAACAGGTGAGTTTATAGATTGGTCGGCAAATAATGACGGATTAAGTCCTCAGTATATTAGAAAAGAGGGCAATAACGAGGTGCTTGCCGAAATGGATGGCCCAGGTGCAATCGTAAGGATTTGGTCCGCTAGCCCTAAAAAGGGGAAAGTATACATCTATATAGATGGCAATGAGAAACCGATTTTAAGTGAATCTTTTATAGATTATTTTAAACCGACCGTACCGGCTTTTGCTTTTCCCAATTTAGTCTATGAGACCAATGCAAAAGGATTTAATAATTATGTCCCAATTACCTATCAGAAAAGCTGTAAAATAGTTGCAGAACCAGGCTGGGGACAATATTTTCATTTTAATTACATCACTTTTAAACCTAAAACTAAAATAGAACCATTTAACGCGAACTTAACTGAAACTGGTTTAAAGGCTCTAGCGTCAGTCGATGATTTCTTTGGAAAAAAATTAGGTCAAAACCCAAACGATGGGAACTTAGATAAAATTATAAAAGAGGTAAGCATAAATAGTGGAGTTAAAACAACTGTTTACGAGTTTGAAGATAGCGGCGCTATTGGCAGTCTAAAAGTCAGGGTGAAGAATGTTCCAAAGGAAAGGGAAGATGAAATTCTAAGAAAAACGATACTTGAAATTTCTTGGGATGATGAGAACGAGCCATCGGTATGGTCGCCATTGGGAGATTTTTTTGGTTCAGCACCAGGTTGTAATGAGTATAAAACACTACCAATGGGCATGACCAAAAATTGGATGTACAGTTACTGGTACATGCCTTTTAAAAATGGTGCTAAAATTAAACTTCATAACTTATCAGATATTCCTATAACCGTTACTATGGAAATAGGTAAAGAAGAACTCAAAGGCGACATAGACAATCTGGGCAGATTTCATGCTAAATGGCATAGAGATTTAGAACCTGTTGATGAAGAACGCTGGCCAGACTGGCTAATGCTCAAAACCAATGGAAGCGGCAGATTTCTTGGCGCATCGCTTTCAGTTTGGAATCCCAAGGGCGGTAGCAATACTAAAGCAAAAGAGGGACATTATTGGTGGGGCGAAGGTGATGAAAAATTTTTTGTTGATGGGGAAACATTTCCTTCCACGTTCGGGACAGGCACAGAGGATTATTTTGGCTATGCTTGGTGCAACCCCTCTTTGTTCAATCAAGCTTTTCATAGCCAAACTATCGATAGCGATAATATGGGTCATCAGGCAGTAAATCGATGGCAGGTTATCGATAATATTCCTTTTCAAAAAACATTTGATGGATATATGGAAAAATATTTTGCAAATGATTGGCCAACCCAATATGCCATGGTAGTCTATTGGTATTTAGATGCTGAAGGAAAAGACCCTATAAAAGCTACACCAACAGATGAAGTTTACGGGTTTGAGATACCTTATAAAGTGTTTAGAAAACCTGATGTTTTAGAAGCCGAAAATTTGAATATTACATCAAATTCTGGAGGTTGGGCTACAATCGATGCATTTGCCCACGAATCGCTTTATAAATCTGTAAGCGGACATAAAATATTATTTTGGACAGCACAGAGAAATAAGAAGAATATATTGGAAACTGAATTCACTTCACAAAGAACGGGTCTGTTTGAAGTTTATGCAAACATCATTAAACAACCTGAAGGAGGGAAGTTTAACATTCAAATAAACGGTAAGAGAATGAGAACTATCAATTTCCAATCCTCAGATAGCACATATGCAACCGAAATCATAAAAATTGGTAAAATTAAATTGAACAAAGGTATTCAGTCAATTCAATTTAAAACAGCAAACAACCATAAGTTCCCCCAAAAAATGTGGATAGACTATTTTGAGTTTAGAGGAAAGTAG
- a CDS encoding sulfatase family protein, which produces MKAQDERPNIIIINADDLGYGDIGVQGATKVQTPTIDKLASEGRRFTDFHSASAVCSPSRYALLTGRYPARKDLWSPIFLKKELQIDTLRMTLGSLMKTKDYTTAVIGKWHLGFGNNSPVDWNKPLKPGPLELGFDYYFGVPVLNSHPPFVYVENHEVVGMVPDDPFIYGKKAMTRDFDEKFDTDEIGGAKKAHENYEDRKVGTILTQKAMEWIRKNKERPFFLYFATTNIHHPFTPSPQFIGTSQAGAYGDFIHELDWMLSEVLNVLEEEGLSEDTLIIFTSDNGGMLNRGGQTAREAGHKANGDLLGFKFDAWEGGHRVPFIARWPNKIPSGTTSDQLSSNVDLFATIASIIGYKPKNQEGPDSIDILPALLKNPTEAIRKSLVISPARKRNLSFRKGKWMYISARGGGGFSSKQLGAHTFGGPAAFPFTGQKNSDIINGKIKSNAPTAQLYNLEKDPYQSTNVYYKHPEIIKDMENSLSKILESN; this is translated from the coding sequence TTGAAAGCACAGGATGAGAGACCAAACATCATAATCATCAATGCGGATGATTTAGGTTATGGGGATATAGGTGTACAGGGTGCAACAAAGGTACAAACACCTACCATTGATAAGTTGGCCTCTGAGGGAAGACGTTTTACAGATTTTCATTCAGCTTCCGCTGTATGCTCTCCGTCACGTTATGCGCTTTTAACAGGACGCTATCCCGCACGTAAAGATTTATGGTCACCGATATTTCTCAAAAAGGAACTTCAAATCGATACATTAAGAATGACATTGGGCAGTTTGATGAAAACAAAAGACTACACTACAGCTGTCATTGGAAAATGGCATTTGGGTTTTGGAAATAACTCTCCTGTTGATTGGAACAAACCGTTGAAGCCAGGACCTTTGGAGTTAGGTTTCGACTACTATTTTGGGGTACCGGTGTTGAACAGTCATCCTCCATTTGTGTACGTGGAGAATCATGAAGTCGTTGGCATGGTGCCAGACGACCCCTTTATTTATGGCAAAAAAGCGATGACCCGTGATTTTGACGAAAAATTTGATACTGATGAAATTGGCGGGGCTAAAAAAGCTCATGAGAATTATGAGGATAGAAAAGTTGGAACTATACTAACGCAAAAAGCAATGGAATGGATAAGAAAAAACAAAGAGCGACCATTCTTCCTTTATTTTGCCACAACAAACATTCACCATCCTTTTACTCCTTCTCCACAATTTATTGGTACTAGCCAAGCAGGAGCCTATGGTGATTTTATTCACGAATTGGACTGGATGCTTTCAGAAGTATTAAATGTTTTGGAAGAAGAAGGACTAAGTGAAGACACCTTAATAATTTTTACGAGTGACAATGGAGGCATGCTCAACCGTGGCGGTCAGACCGCAAGAGAAGCCGGTCACAAAGCAAATGGGGATTTATTGGGCTTTAAATTTGATGCATGGGAAGGAGGGCACCGCGTTCCCTTTATAGCACGTTGGCCCAACAAGATTCCCAGTGGAACAACCTCGGACCAATTGTCATCCAATGTAGACTTGTTTGCCACAATTGCATCAATAATTGGCTACAAGCCAAAAAATCAAGAAGGACCTGACAGTATTGATATTCTCCCGGCATTACTGAAAAATCCGACAGAAGCAATTAGAAAGAGTTTAGTGATATCTCCAGCTCGAAAAAGAAATTTATCCTTTAGAAAGGGAAAGTGGATGTATATTTCTGCGAGAGGTGGTGGAGGTTTTTCTTCCAAACAACTTGGTGCTCATACATTTGGTGGTCCAGCCGCTTTTCCGTTTACAGGTCAAAAAAACAGTGATATTATCAATGGTAAGATTAAATCAAATGCCCCAACGGCACAATTATATAATTTAGAGAAAGATCCCTATCAGTCTACGAACGTTTATTACAAACATCCAGAAATCATCAAGGATATGGAAAATTCGTTATCAAAAATTTTGGAGTCCAACTAA
- a CDS encoding response regulator transcription factor, giving the protein MITVLIADDHKLFRQGMVAMLGEAKGIKVIGEAGDGFEALELLAELQPNVLLLDIEMPKIDGFEVLKKIKKAKLKTRTLALTMHSSAEFIKNIVKAGATGYLKKDSDKEVLLSAIQEVHRKGNYYPPETTHLVLQSLQECNKGELISPREKEVITLIAEGLTTKKIAEKLFLSKHTIESHRQNILLKLDIKNSAELVKYAIKRGWL; this is encoded by the coding sequence ATGATTACGGTACTCATTGCTGACGATCATAAGCTGTTTCGCCAAGGTATGGTTGCCATGCTTGGTGAGGCTAAGGGCATAAAAGTAATAGGAGAGGCAGGCGATGGGTTCGAAGCACTTGAACTACTGGCTGAACTACAACCAAACGTGTTGCTGTTGGATATAGAAATGCCTAAAATAGATGGTTTTGAAGTATTGAAAAAAATAAAAAAAGCAAAGCTCAAGACCAGGACCCTAGCCTTGACCATGCACAGCTCTGCAGAGTTTATAAAAAACATAGTAAAGGCTGGTGCCACTGGCTATCTAAAAAAGGATTCAGATAAAGAAGTGCTTCTATCCGCCATACAAGAAGTGCACAGGAAAGGGAACTATTATCCTCCAGAAACTACACATTTGGTATTGCAAAGCTTACAGGAATGCAATAAAGGAGAGTTGATATCGCCTCGCGAAAAAGAGGTGATTACCTTGATTGCCGAAGGGCTTACCACTAAAAAAATTGCAGAAAAATTATTTTTGAGCAAACATACAATAGAATCGCATAGGCAAAATATTCTCTTAAAACTTGATATTAAAAATAGCGCCGAATTGGTCAAATATGCCATTAAGCGGGGTTGGCTGTAA
- a CDS encoding glycoside hydrolase family 172 protein: MRYLAILLLVFLFGGLTISVNAQNKDTHNGLNNDLGNIFRLSDAKTRSISPENLTGEKGKGAMAKLGEGEGSSAARDLGQGWKVSPKVIIKSGETFTMAEIEDQGAIQHIWMTPTGNWRFSILRIYWDDETEPSVEVPVGDFFGMGWREYAPLNSLPITVNPGSAFNSFWPMPFRKKCKITLENIGAREMKLYYQIDYTLTKVPDDAAYFHAQFRRSNPTEGAIHTLIDGVKGKGHYVGTYIAWQVNNRGWWGEGEIKFYMDGDKKFPTIAGTGTEDYFLGSYNFENKKTKEYESYSTAYAGLHQIIKPDGLYNSQQRFGMYRWHIKDPIRFNKDLKITIQDLGWKSGRRYLQQKSDISSVVFWYQREPHKTFPRLPSKDDLEVN; the protein is encoded by the coding sequence ATGAGATATCTTGCTATATTATTACTTGTATTCTTATTTGGGGGATTAACTATTTCTGTCAATGCCCAAAACAAGGATACTCATAATGGTCTAAATAACGACTTAGGAAATATCTTTAGACTTTCAGATGCCAAAACACGGTCTATTAGTCCAGAAAACCTTACTGGCGAAAAGGGCAAAGGTGCCATGGCAAAACTGGGAGAAGGTGAGGGGAGTTCTGCTGCAAGGGATTTAGGCCAAGGTTGGAAGGTCAGTCCCAAAGTCATAATCAAATCCGGCGAAACCTTTACTATGGCCGAGATTGAAGATCAGGGTGCAATTCAACATATTTGGATGACACCAACTGGAAACTGGAGATTCTCAATTTTACGAATTTATTGGGATGATGAAACAGAACCATCAGTAGAAGTACCGGTCGGTGATTTTTTTGGGATGGGTTGGCGTGAGTACGCCCCTTTAAACTCATTGCCCATAACTGTAAATCCAGGAAGCGCATTTAATTCATTTTGGCCAATGCCCTTTAGAAAAAAATGCAAGATAACCTTGGAGAATATTGGTGCAAGGGAAATGAAACTTTACTATCAAATTGATTATACCTTAACCAAAGTACCTGATGATGCCGCGTACTTTCACGCTCAATTTAGACGCAGTAATCCTACCGAAGGCGCCATACATACATTGATTGATGGTGTAAAAGGAAAAGGGCACTATGTTGGAACGTACATTGCGTGGCAAGTCAATAATCGAGGCTGGTGGGGCGAAGGCGAAATAAAATTTTACATGGACGGCGATAAAAAGTTCCCGACTATAGCTGGAACGGGCACAGAAGATTACTTTTTGGGCTCCTATAACTTTGAAAACAAAAAAACGAAAGAATACGAAAGCTATTCTACTGCTTATGCGGGTCTTCACCAAATTATTAAACCTGATGGTCTCTACAATTCGCAACAGCGTTTTGGAATGTATCGCTGGCATATCAAAGACCCTATTAGATTTAATAAAGACCTAAAAATCACCATTCAAGATTTAGGGTGGAAAAGTGGCAGAAGATATCTTCAGCAGAAATCTGACATTAGTTCGGTGGTTTTTTGGTATCAAAGGGAACCTCACAAAACGTTCCCTAGGTTACCATCAAAAGATGATTTGGAAGTTAATTAA
- a CDS encoding tetratricopeptide repeat-containing sensor histidine kinase, producing MNKKEVNEKKILNYLQIAKTIQSIGEKEEMKTFLEKIKSKIDLEKNNRVSFMYHLLESRNLLYHHNYSESIIECGNALKIKNFGTEEEVIYVLSSLGTCYYFKSEYEDALKNHFKALEICESMELNNCRAGILNNISVVYSATLDWQKAKDYTERALKNAELNANDFEKSRAIGNMAIVYAEKGEFKKSEEWFLKDLEFDILKGDSLSIARNYNNLGKLNDVQNQNLKALDYYRKGLQIAELQNDAASVALGYQNLGWIQHKLGRNTIGLINIQKGMQMTKDLGNRDKLRDAYLNISEFYYALDQPKKALNYFASYHDLNDSLIGENHLKAISELEIKYETEKKENEILKLSEEQLKSEVTITNQDRKLRQLSFSLVALSIITLLTFFLFKQRLQNKRQNELLLTISETQTAERKRISQDLHDSIGGSLALTKNNLQNVIGKLKEVPSEMDEALLALNQTSDQVRQISHNLMPGELVRFGLVPAINTLLEQLNKEEIHAQLYTTQMEDRIEPLKEIQLYRIVQEAIQNVLKHAKAKNLYIHLNKHKQHLSMLIEDDGIGVLSSSKEGQGLKNIEQRIKMLNGNFTLDSSKNKGTTLNIQIPI from the coding sequence TTGAACAAAAAAGAAGTAAATGAAAAAAAAATCCTCAATTATCTACAAATAGCTAAAACCATACAAAGCATTGGTGAGAAGGAAGAAATGAAAACTTTTCTCGAGAAGATTAAATCAAAGATAGATTTAGAAAAAAATAACAGAGTAAGTTTTATGTATCATCTATTGGAATCACGTAATTTATTGTACCACCACAACTATTCAGAATCGATAATAGAATGTGGTAATGCCTTGAAAATAAAAAATTTTGGGACAGAAGAAGAAGTAATCTATGTATTATCCTCACTAGGAACATGCTACTATTTTAAATCAGAGTATGAAGATGCCCTTAAAAATCATTTCAAGGCATTGGAAATATGTGAGAGTATGGAGTTAAATAATTGTAGAGCCGGTATTCTAAATAATATAAGTGTCGTCTATAGTGCTACTCTTGATTGGCAGAAAGCTAAAGACTATACAGAACGTGCCTTGAAAAATGCAGAACTAAATGCCAATGACTTTGAAAAATCGAGAGCGATTGGTAATATGGCTATTGTATACGCGGAAAAAGGTGAGTTTAAAAAGTCTGAAGAATGGTTTTTAAAGGATTTAGAGTTTGATATTTTAAAAGGTGATAGTTTATCTATAGCCAGAAATTACAATAACCTTGGAAAGCTTAATGATGTTCAAAATCAAAACTTAAAAGCATTAGATTATTACCGCAAAGGATTACAAATTGCCGAACTTCAAAATGATGCTGCATCGGTTGCATTAGGTTATCAAAACTTAGGTTGGATTCAACATAAACTTGGAAGAAACACTATAGGTCTTATCAATATCCAAAAAGGGATGCAAATGACAAAAGACCTAGGAAACAGGGATAAGCTAAGAGATGCCTATCTTAATATTTCCGAATTCTATTATGCTTTGGACCAGCCAAAAAAAGCATTAAATTATTTTGCTAGCTATCATGACTTAAATGATAGCCTCATTGGAGAAAATCATTTAAAAGCTATCAGCGAATTAGAAATTAAATACGAAACAGAAAAAAAAGAAAATGAGATTCTAAAACTATCCGAAGAGCAGCTTAAAAGCGAAGTTACAATTACAAATCAAGATCGTAAATTAAGACAATTAAGTTTTAGTCTGGTTGCTTTATCCATCATTACATTGCTTACATTCTTTCTATTTAAGCAACGACTTCAAAACAAGAGACAAAACGAGTTGCTTTTGACCATTTCAGAAACACAAACAGCCGAAAGAAAGCGTATTTCCCAAGATTTACACGACAGTATTGGCGGCTCTTTGGCCTTGACCAAAAATAACCTCCAGAATGTTATTGGAAAATTAAAGGAAGTCCCTTCAGAAATGGATGAAGCGCTCTTGGCGTTAAATCAAACTAGCGATCAGGTACGGCAAATTTCACATAATCTAATGCCTGGGGAATTGGTACGATTTGGACTCGTACCAGCTATAAATACGCTGTTGGAGCAATTGAACAAAGAAGAAATCCATGCGCAGCTATATACCACACAAATGGAAGACCGTATTGAGCCGCTAAAAGAGATTCAACTATATCGTATTGTACAGGAAGCCATACAAAATGTGCTCAAACATGCCAAAGCAAAAAATCTTTACATACATTTAAACAAGCACAAACAACATTTGAGCATGCTCATAGAAGACGATGGTATTGGCGTATTGTCCAGTTCAAAAGAAGGCCAAGGCTTAAAAAATATTGAACAACGTATAAAGATGTTAAATGGTAATTTTACCTTGGACTCTTCTAAAAATAAGGGAACTACTTTAAACATTCAAATACCTATTTAG
- a CDS encoding LacI family DNA-binding transcriptional regulator: protein MVKKPSLKDIAKKAEVSIATVSYVLTRGTDSGISPQVSEKIRKIARELNYRPNQIAQSLQSGKTYSIGLIVADISNPFFANIARIIEDEAKRYNYTVIFGSSDENAKKSADLLTFLVDRQVDGFIIAPAEHSEKQLKLLKKEKIPFVLIDRYFPNIESNFVIINNFDSTFNATKKLIDSGHKKIGMVGYDSKLNHMKERIRGYSEAMENAGSSRLEKNIKTVKFESISEEISLKIEELLLCEQPVTAILFATNTLAIHGMKSIDALKLSVPEDVSVIVFDASDAFDFYSCPLTYIQQPLLEIGTRAVNVLIEKIDNPSENFSKVHLQTKLVLKDSVSIKKPI, encoded by the coding sequence ATGGTTAAGAAACCATCTTTAAAAGATATTGCAAAAAAAGCAGAGGTCTCCATTGCAACGGTCTCCTATGTACTGACTAGGGGCACAGATAGTGGAATAAGTCCACAGGTTTCTGAAAAAATCAGAAAAATTGCCAGAGAACTAAATTATAGGCCCAACCAAATTGCACAAAGCCTGCAAAGTGGAAAAACGTATTCAATTGGGTTGATTGTGGCCGATATATCTAACCCTTTTTTTGCCAATATTGCCAGAATTATTGAAGATGAGGCCAAAAGATACAACTACACGGTAATTTTTGGTAGCTCTGATGAAAATGCCAAAAAATCCGCAGACCTCCTAACATTTTTAGTTGATCGTCAAGTTGATGGCTTTATAATTGCGCCAGCAGAGCACTCGGAAAAACAACTAAAATTACTTAAAAAAGAAAAAATACCATTTGTTTTAATCGATAGGTACTTTCCTAATATCGAATCTAATTTTGTTATCATAAATAATTTTGATTCAACATTTAATGCCACAAAAAAACTTATCGATTCTGGACATAAAAAGATAGGTATGGTAGGATATGATAGTAAATTAAATCATATGAAAGAACGTATAAGAGGTTATTCTGAAGCAATGGAAAATGCAGGTTCAAGCCGTTTGGAAAAAAATATTAAAACAGTGAAATTTGAAAGTATATCCGAAGAAATAAGTTTAAAAATTGAAGAACTCTTACTTTGTGAGCAACCCGTAACCGCCATTCTCTTTGCAACCAATACTTTGGCGATTCACGGAATGAAAAGTATTGATGCGCTAAAACTGAGTGTGCCAGAAGATGTCTCAGTTATTGTTTTTGACGCTTCTGATGCCTTTGATTTTTATTCTTGCCCACTTACCTATATTCAACAACCTCTTTTGGAAATTGGTACTCGAGCGGTTAATGTCTTAATCGAAAAAATTGATAATCCAAGTGAAAACTTCTCAAAAGTGCATCTCCAAACCAAACTCGTTCTCAAGGACTCCGTCTCCATTAAAAAGCCTATTTGA